In Arvicanthis niloticus isolate mArvNil1 chromosome 4, mArvNil1.pat.X, whole genome shotgun sequence, a single window of DNA contains:
- the Mgarp gene encoding protein MGARP translates to MHGIWSPTRGGALPRLLPLSLGCLLRCCFSAHPAMYLRRAVSKTLALPRRAPPGPAPLGKDASLRRMSSSKFPGTSGSNMIYYLVVGVTVSAGGYYTYKAFTSKQVRHTEHATKPKEQTKAELQPVPGDKEHVAEAEEACSETGDISVKEAESVDAEEVPEAAAVPPEESQASEVPAEVALVETSEVTLVETSEVALVETSEVALVETSESSEPELKITEVSPVETTEGVPESTPEVESAAPDQADVCNEGADTSKEEADASKEAEGTTTEDPISKESAELEESSPLGSEPSAQPESQEETEVTTEAASPQG, encoded by the exons ATGCACGGGATCTGGAGTCCCACCCGGGGCGGGGCGCTCCCGAGGCTCCTCCCTCTGAGCCTGGGTTGCTTGCTCCGCTGCTGCTTCTCAGCGCATCCGGCGATGTATCTCCGCAGGGCTGTGTCCAAGACTCTGGCGCTGCCCCGGAGGGCGCCCCCCGGTCCAGCGCCGCTAGGGAAGGACG CATCTCTTCGCCGAATGTCATCCAGCAAATTCCCTGGGACATCTGGCTCCAATATGATCTATTACCTGGTTGTAGGTGTGACAGTCAGTGCTGGTGGATATTAC ACTTACAAGGCTTTCACATCAAAGCAAGTCAGACATACAGAACATGCAACCAAACCGAAAGAACAAACAAAGGCAGAGTTACAACCAGTTCCAG GCGATAAGGAGCATGTGGCAGAAGCGGAGGAAGCATGTTCAGAGACTGGAGACATTTCGGTAAAGGAAGCTGAATCGGTAGATGCTGAGGAAGTCCCAGAGGCTGCAGCTGTGCCTCCAGAAGAGTCTCAGGCCTCTGAGGTCCCTGCCGAAGTTGCTCTGGTGGAGACATCCGAAGTTACTCTGGTGGAGACATCCGAAGTTGCTCTGGTGGAGACATCCGAAGTTGCTCTGGTGGAGACATCCGAATCCTCAGAGCCTGAGCTGAAGATCACCGAAGTTTCCCCGGTGGAGACCACCGAGGGTGTCCCTGAATCCACTCCGGAGGTGGAGAGTGCAGCGCCAGACCAGGCTGATGTTTGCAACGAAGGGGCTGATACCAGCAAGGAGGAGGCTGATGCCAGCAAGGAGGCTGAAGGTACCACTACTGAGGACCCGATCTCCAAGGAGAGCGCAGAACTAGAAGAAAGCTCTCCCTTAGGCTCAGAACCCTCTGCTCAGCCTGAGTCACAAGAAGAAACAGAGGTCACAACGGAAGCAGCATCACCCCAAGGCTGA